A region from the Campylobacter blaseri genome encodes:
- the sstT gene encoding serine/threonine transporter SstT, which yields MSKFSTLVQNYTDKNLVLRIVIGVIVGATVGFLAQKGYMLSLVGLFGTLGKLFVGALKAAAPILVFILIASSILTNNFNNAKGIRKVIMLYLIGTFLAAVVGVIASFMFPTILVLDVSNEVTRAAPKTVVEVLENLLFNIVDNPISALANANYIGILAWGTGFGIALRFCTNETKNLFVDLADAITMIVRFIIQLAPFGIMGLVATSVYSTGGQALMGYGRLLLVLVGAMVFLALIVNPIIAFIFLKKNPYPLVFTCLKESGLTAFFTRSSAANIPVNLNLCRKLKLDEELYPISIPLGATINMGGAAVVISILTLAAAHTLGITPTFGTALLLSLVAAVSACGASGVAGGSLMLIPLASSLFNISNDIAMQVVAIGFIIGVIQDSVETGINSSTDVLFTAIASESREIDSL from the coding sequence ATGAGTAAGTTTTCTACTCTAGTTCAAAACTACACTGATAAAAACCTAGTTTTGAGAATTGTTATCGGGGTTATAGTAGGTGCCACAGTTGGCTTTTTAGCACAAAAAGGATATATGCTATCTTTAGTTGGTCTTTTTGGCACATTGGGAAAACTTTTTGTAGGTGCCCTAAAAGCAGCTGCACCAATTTTGGTTTTTATTTTAATAGCCTCATCTATATTAACAAATAATTTCAATAATGCAAAAGGGATAAGAAAAGTTATAATGCTGTATCTAATCGGAACTTTTTTAGCTGCCGTAGTTGGCGTTATTGCAAGCTTTATGTTTCCAACAATTCTAGTTTTAGATGTTAGCAATGAAGTAACAAGAGCAGCTCCTAAAACAGTGGTTGAAGTTTTAGAAAATTTACTATTTAACATAGTTGATAATCCTATCTCAGCCCTAGCAAATGCAAACTACATAGGTATACTTGCTTGGGGTACAGGTTTTGGTATAGCTCTTAGATTTTGCACAAATGAGACAAAAAATCTATTTGTTGATCTTGCTGATGCTATCACAATGATAGTAAGATTTATAATTCAACTAGCTCCTTTTGGTATCATGGGCTTAGTTGCTACAAGTGTATACTCAACTGGTGGTCAAGCACTTATGGGCTATGGAAGGTTACTACTTGTTTTAGTTGGCGCTATGGTTTTTCTAGCACTTATTGTAAACCCAATAATTGCTTTTATATTTTTAAAGAAAAACCCATATCCACTTGTGTTTACTTGCCTTAAAGAAAGTGGCTTAACTGCATTTTTTACAAGAAGTTCTGCTGCTAATATACCGGTTAACTTAAATCTTTGCAGAAAACTAAAGCTAGATGAAGAGCTTTATCCTATCTCAATCCCACTTGGTGCTACTATAAACATGGGTGGTGCTGCTGTTGTAATTTCAATCTTAACATTAGCTGCTGCTCACACTTTAGGAATTACTCCAACATTTGGAACTGCCTTGCTTTTAAGTCTAGTTGCCGCTGTTAGTGCTTGTGGCGCTAGTGGTGTTGCTGGTGGATCTTTAATGCTTATACCTTTAGCATCTTCTTTATTTAACATATCAAATGATATTGCTATGCAAGTTGTTGCAATTGGCTTTATAATCGGTGTTATCCAAGACTCTGTTGAAA
- a CDS encoding apolipoprotein N-acyltransferase has protein sequence MLPIRFHLVPCKSFLEILIRKYFTINDIINGFFIALLLSNTIFLTLFDNIFLNFISPFLAIYGFYKLFEFNKIKFFYTGFFVGILWFYWVSFSLIYYNLSFLIPLEILIFGIVYGLIFLICGAFKNKLIRAILLLSISYFYPFNFNWLNLELTLLSGIFEPSLRGLGSVFCFILFFYYLKKYKYLASIFLLFALQIEEKEPNFLPFKTDITNTQISQFIKWDPAYKDLHINEALKMIDDSIKNGYKFVILPENAFVVYLNLEDELIDVLKEKSNKITILTGALTYEKDFQYNSSYLFKDGAISRFDKFELVPFGEEIPLPKFLTNIINDIFFDGAMDFKKAKSYSEYEVDTILIRNAICYEATRAKTYEGSPKFIVAISNNGWFTPSTEPNLQRMLIKYYSTKHGTTIYHSANGSKSEVITPKRLWIKEFLGFIKI, from the coding sequence ATGCTCCCAATACGCTTCCACCTTGTTCCATGTAAATCCTTTTTAGAAATTTTAATAAGGAAGTATTTTACCATAAATGATATTATAAATGGCTTTTTTATAGCTCTTTTATTGTCAAATACAATCTTTTTAACACTATTTGATAATATTTTTTTAAATTTTATCTCCCCTTTTCTTGCTATTTACGGCTTTTATAAGCTTTTTGAATTTAATAAAATAAAATTTTTCTATACCGGTTTTTTTGTAGGTATTTTATGGTTTTATTGGGTAAGTTTTTCTTTAATTTATTATAATTTATCGTTTTTAATACCTTTAGAAATTTTAATATTTGGAATTGTTTATGGTCTGATTTTTTTAATTTGCGGGGCTTTTAAAAATAAACTCATAAGAGCTATTTTACTACTTTCAATAAGCTATTTTTACCCATTTAATTTTAACTGGTTAAATTTAGAACTTACCTTACTTTCTGGAATATTTGAGCCAAGTTTAAGAGGTCTTGGATCTGTCTTTTGCTTTATACTCTTTTTTTACTACCTTAAAAAATACAAATATCTAGCAAGTATATTTTTATTATTTGCACTTCAAATAGAAGAAAAAGAGCCAAATTTTCTTCCTTTTAAAACAGATATAACAAATACTCAAATTTCACAATTTATAAAATGGGATCCTGCATATAAAGATTTACATATTAATGAGGCTTTAAAAATGATAGATGATTCAATAAAAAATGGTTATAAATTTGTAATCTTACCTGAAAATGCCTTTGTAGTATATTTAAATTTAGAAGATGAACTTATTGATGTTTTAAAAGAAAAATCGAATAAAATCACCATTTTAACCGGAGCACTAACTTATGAAAAGGACTTTCAATACAACTCAAGTTATCTTTTTAAAGATGGGGCTATTAGTAGATTTGATAAATTTGAACTTGTCCCTTTTGGTGAAGAAATTCCTTTACCAAAATTTTTAACAAATATCATAAATGATATATTTTTTGATGGTGCTATGGATTTTAAAAAGGCAAAATCATATAGTGAATATGAAGTAGATACAATTTTAATTAGAAATGCAATTTGTTATGAAGCAACTAGAGCTAAGACATATGAAGGCTCTCCTAAATTTATAGTAGCCATCTCAAACAATGGGTGGTTTACTCCATCAACCGAGCCAAACTTACAAAGAATGCTAATTAAATACTACTCTACAAAACATGGAACAACCATATATCATAGTGCAAATGGAAGTAAAAGCGAAGTTATAACCCCAAAAAGACTTTGGATAAAAGAATTTTTGGGGTTTATTAAAATTTAA
- the metK gene encoding methionine adenosyltransferase — protein MYLFTSEVVSPGHPDKCADIISDSIVDAVLKADKNARIASEVFVAGKHVVIGGEIKTDAEFSFEDYEKIVKNALKHIGYTGNPNFTKEQCLHPDDVEVHVLLNKQSADIGVGVDQESGDIGAGDQGIMFGFASEETKDFMPAAITYARMLCDKVYKYAKAHPEQLGVDIKTQVTLDYETKANFENCEPQKIHTIVVSAPCVETMSIEEVRALIQTLIDDTKLPKKLYDKANTKILINPTGRYVNHSSLHDSGLTGRKLIVDSFGGYSPIGGGAQSSKDYTKVDRSGLYAARYIAKNIVAAGLAKKCIVQLSYAIGVAKPTSISVDTMGTYTKRIDDDMLSKFVQENFPLTPRWITDKFKLDEPSNDTFLYAKVAAKGQVGNPKYPWEKLDSIDLFKSLLK, from the coding sequence ATGTATTTATTTACATCAGAGGTTGTAAGTCCTGGACATCCTGATAAATGTGCAGATATTATCTCAGATAGTATCGTGGACGCTGTTTTAAAAGCTGATAAGAATGCTAGAATTGCTAGTGAGGTATTTGTTGCTGGCAAACATGTAGTTATTGGTGGAGAGATTAAAACAGATGCAGAGTTTAGTTTTGAAGATTATGAAAAGATTGTAAAAAATGCATTAAAACATATAGGATATACGGGTAATCCAAATTTTACCAAAGAACAATGCTTGCATCCTGATGATGTTGAAGTTCATGTTCTTTTAAATAAACAAAGTGCAGATATTGGTGTTGGAGTTGATCAAGAAAGCGGTGACATAGGGGCTGGTGATCAAGGTATAATGTTTGGTTTTGCAAGCGAGGAGACTAAAGATTTTATGCCAGCAGCAATTACCTATGCAAGAATGCTTTGCGATAAAGTGTATAAATATGCAAAAGCACATCCTGAGCAATTAGGAGTTGATATAAAAACTCAAGTTACGCTTGATTATGAAACTAAGGCTAATTTTGAAAATTGTGAGCCACAAAAAATTCATACAATTGTAGTTTCAGCTCCATGCGTTGAAACAATGAGCATTGAAGAGGTTAGAGCTTTAATACAAACTTTAATTGACGATACAAAGCTTCCTAAAAAACTATACGATAAAGCAAATACTAAAATTTTAATCAACCCAACAGGAAGATATGTAAATCATAGCTCGCTTCATGATAGCGGTCTAACAGGAAGAAAGCTTATAGTTGATAGTTTTGGTGGCTACTCTCCAATAGGAGGAGGTGCTCAATCAAGCAAGGACTATACTAAGGTTGATAGAAGTGGTCTTTATGCAGCAAGATATATAGCTAAAAATATAGTAGCAGCAGGTCTTGCTAAAAAATGTATAGTTCAACTAAGTTATGCAATAGGAGTTGCAAAGCCAACTTCAATCTCAGTAGATACAATGGGAACATATACTAAAAGGATTGATGATGATATGCTTTCAAAATTTGTTCAAGAAAACTTCCCTTTAACTCCAAGATGGATAACTGATAAATTTAAATTAGATGAGCCATCAAATGATACATTTTTATATGCAAAAGTTGCAGCAAAAGGACAAGTTGGTAATCCAAAATATCCATGGGAAAAACTAGATAGCATAGATCTTTTTAAATCTCTATTGAAATAG